One Mycolicibacterium fortuitum subsp. fortuitum genomic window carries:
- a CDS encoding dTMP kinase — translation MLIAIEGVDGAGKHTLTGGLRAAFEAGHRSVGSLSFPRYHRSVPADLAAEALHGAHGDLAESVYAMATLFALDRAGAREEIEHLQAAYDVVILDRYVASNAAYSAARLHQDADGDVVDWVRELEFDRLKLPRPDWQVLLDVPTELAAQRAEHRANTDADRAKDAYERDGGLQQRTGAVYAALAAADWCGRWAVAGPDVDPAGLAGRLSSR, via the coding sequence GTGCTCATTGCGATCGAGGGTGTCGACGGTGCAGGCAAACATACGTTGACGGGCGGCCTGCGGGCGGCGTTCGAGGCCGGCCACCGCTCCGTCGGCAGCCTGTCCTTCCCTCGCTACCACCGCTCGGTGCCTGCCGATCTGGCCGCCGAGGCGCTGCACGGCGCCCACGGCGACCTCGCGGAATCCGTCTACGCGATGGCCACCCTGTTCGCGCTCGACCGCGCCGGCGCCCGCGAGGAGATCGAACATCTGCAGGCGGCCTATGACGTCGTCATCCTGGACCGTTACGTCGCCTCCAACGCCGCATACAGCGCGGCCCGACTGCACCAGGACGCCGACGGCGACGTGGTGGACTGGGTTCGCGAGCTCGAGTTCGATCGGCTCAAGCTGCCCCGCCCCGACTGGCAGGTTCTGCTCGATGTCCCGACCGAGTTGGCCGCGCAGCGCGCCGAGCATCGCGCCAATACCGACGCCGACCGCGCCAAGGACGCCTATGAGCGCGACGGCGGGCTCCAACAGCGCACCGGCGCGGTGTACGCCGCGCTGGCGGCGGCCGACTGGTGCGGTCGATGGGCGGTCGCGGGCCCAGATGTGGACCCGGCCGGCCTGGCGGGGCGGCTAAGCAGCAGATAA
- the mtrA gene encoding two-component system response regulator MtrA, translated as MDTMRQRILVVDDDPSLAEMLTIVLRGEGFDTAVIGDGSQALTAVRELRPDLVLLDLMLPGMNGIDVCRVLRADSGVPIVMLTAKTDTVDVVLGLESGADDYVMKPFKPKELVARVRARLRRNEDEPAELLSINDVEIDVPAHKVTRQGEQISLTPLEFDLLVALARKPRQVFTRDVLLEQVWGYRHPADTRLVNVHVQRLRAKVEKDPENPQVVLTVRGVGYKAGPP; from the coding sequence ATGGACACCATGAGGCAAAGGATCCTTGTCGTCGATGACGACCCATCGCTGGCCGAGATGCTCACCATCGTCTTGCGTGGTGAGGGATTCGACACCGCGGTGATCGGCGATGGCAGCCAGGCGCTGACCGCGGTCCGTGAACTGCGGCCGGACCTGGTCCTGCTGGACCTGATGCTGCCCGGCATGAACGGGATCGACGTGTGCCGGGTGCTCCGCGCCGACTCCGGTGTTCCGATCGTCATGCTCACGGCCAAGACCGACACCGTCGACGTGGTGCTCGGCCTGGAATCCGGCGCCGACGACTATGTGATGAAGCCCTTCAAGCCCAAGGAGCTGGTGGCCCGAGTCCGCGCGCGGCTGCGCCGCAACGAGGACGAGCCTGCCGAGCTGCTCTCGATCAACGACGTCGAGATCGACGTGCCGGCGCACAAGGTCACCCGTCAGGGCGAGCAGATTTCGCTGACCCCGCTGGAGTTCGACCTGCTCGTGGCGCTGGCACGCAAACCTCGCCAGGTGTTTACTCGTGATGTGCTGCTCGAACAGGTGTGGGGATATCGCCACCCCGCCGACACCCGTTTGGTGAACGTGCATGTCCAACGGTTGCGGGCCAAGGTCGAGAAAGACCCGGAGAACCCGCAGGTGGTGTTGACCGTTCGAGGAGTGGGATACAAGGCCGGACCGCCGTGA